A single genomic interval of Blastopirellula marina harbors:
- a CDS encoding aminopeptidase P family protein: MRHLPISSDLFVENRAKLAKMLPPNSLAIVHANDVLPTNADGSLKICPNTDLFYLSGVEQEESILLIYPDAFEPKHREILFLREPTELLQIWEGQKLTQEAATAASGVTTVKWLKDFPQVLRDCMLGADQVFLNRNEHRRAAAVVQTRDDRFLLECQQQYPLHTYRRLAPLLHQLRAVKSGPEVDLIREAVSITKKGFERLLKFVKPGVTEHQVEAELAHEFISNRGGFAYTPIVASGKNACGLHYIDNDQVCNDGDMLLLDVGSNYANYNADMTRTIPVNGKFTERQRDVYNAVLRTMRASIEGAVVGKLHRDWQHEAQEMINEELVGLGLLTKEDVAKHTRDQPACKKYFMHGLGHPLGLDVHDVAPVDAPFAPGWVLTVEPGIYLPDEGFAVRLENDILVTENGPVDLMADIPVEVEEIEALMAAGK, encoded by the coding sequence ATGCGACACTTGCCCATAAGCTCTGACCTCTTTGTCGAAAACCGTGCCAAGCTGGCCAAGATGCTTCCCCCCAACTCGTTGGCGATTGTTCATGCCAACGATGTGCTGCCAACCAACGCGGACGGAAGCCTGAAGATCTGCCCGAACACCGACCTGTTCTATCTTTCAGGAGTCGAACAAGAAGAATCGATCCTCCTGATCTACCCCGACGCGTTCGAGCCCAAACATCGCGAAATCCTCTTCCTCCGCGAACCGACCGAACTGCTGCAAATCTGGGAAGGGCAAAAGCTGACCCAGGAAGCCGCCACCGCCGCATCTGGCGTCACCACCGTGAAGTGGCTCAAAGACTTCCCGCAAGTGCTGCGAGATTGCATGCTCGGCGCGGATCAGGTCTTCCTCAACCGGAACGAACATCGTCGAGCCGCTGCCGTCGTGCAAACCCGCGACGATCGCTTCTTACTCGAGTGCCAACAGCAATACCCGCTGCATACCTATCGCCGCCTGGCTCCACTGCTGCATCAACTGCGAGCGGTCAAATCCGGGCCCGAGGTCGATCTGATTCGCGAAGCGGTCAGCATCACCAAGAAAGGTTTCGAGCGTCTTCTCAAGTTTGTTAAACCAGGCGTGACCGAACATCAAGTCGAAGCCGAACTCGCGCACGAGTTCATCAGCAACCGAGGCGGTTTCGCTTACACGCCGATCGTTGCTTCCGGTAAGAATGCCTGCGGCCTGCATTACATTGACAACGATCAAGTCTGTAATGATGGCGACATGCTGCTGTTGGATGTCGGCTCGAACTACGCCAACTACAACGCCGATATGACGCGCACCATTCCGGTCAACGGCAAGTTCACCGAGCGGCAGCGCGATGTCTACAACGCCGTCCTCCGCACCATGCGAGCCTCGATCGAAGGGGCTGTTGTCGGCAAGCTGCATCGCGACTGGCAGCATGAAGCCCAAGAGATGATCAACGAAGAACTGGTCGGCTTAGGTTTGCTCACCAAGGAAGACGTCGCCAAGCATACCCGCGACCAGCCGGCCTGCAAAAAGTACTTCATGCACGGCCTGGGCCACCCGCTCGGTCTCGACGTGCACGATGTTGCCCCGGTCGATGCCCCGTTTGCCCCAGGCTGGGTGCTAACCGTCGAACCGGGCATCTACCTGCCCGACGAAGGTTTCGCCGTTCGCCTGGAGAACGACATCCTGGTTACCGAGAACGGACCGGTCGATCTGATGGCCGACATCCCAGTCGAAGTCGAAGAGATCGAAGCGCTGATGGCGGCCGGCAAGTAA
- a CDS encoding DeoR/GlpR family DNA-binding transcription regulator, which produces MGNRMSVDERKNEILRILEENNAIRAGEMAARFGVSEDTIRRDLRSLADEGLIRRVYGGAVSPTHTSQVFADRLNESVGAKSAIVEAAVQLVQPRQTLFLDAGTTAAALAASLPNNIPLTVLTHSLPAAMALVGKPMIEVVVLGGKLLQISAAMVGTEVVSGYTQCRADLCFLGVTSVSAETGVSVFDFENAEVKRAMIGAAQQVAVLAAADKLGTNAPFLVGAPSAIDWLITDAPSNSSQVEAIRGAGVEVITA; this is translated from the coding sequence ATGGGCAATCGAATGAGCGTCGACGAGCGAAAAAACGAGATTCTCCGGATCTTGGAGGAGAACAACGCCATCCGAGCGGGGGAGATGGCTGCACGATTCGGCGTGTCGGAGGACACCATCCGGCGTGATCTACGCAGCTTGGCGGATGAAGGGCTGATTCGCCGGGTTTACGGCGGAGCGGTCTCGCCGACGCATACTTCCCAGGTTTTCGCCGATCGCTTGAACGAATCGGTCGGAGCGAAGTCGGCCATTGTCGAGGCCGCGGTCCAGCTTGTTCAGCCGCGGCAAACTCTCTTTCTCGATGCCGGCACCACGGCGGCTGCCTTGGCGGCGAGCTTACCCAACAATATTCCGCTGACGGTGCTGACCCACAGCTTGCCGGCAGCGATGGCGCTGGTCGGTAAACCGATGATCGAAGTGGTAGTACTCGGAGGGAAGCTGTTGCAGATTTCGGCGGCCATGGTCGGGACCGAAGTCGTATCGGGTTACACGCAGTGCCGGGCCGATCTGTGCTTCTTAGGGGTGACCAGCGTGAGCGCGGAAACCGGCGTCAGTGTCTTCGACTTTGAGAATGCCGAGGTGAAGCGAGCGATGATCGGTGCGGCGCAGCAAGTCGCCGTGCTGGCCGCGGCAGATAAGCTGGGGACGAACGCGCCGTTTCTGGTCGGCGCGCCGTCGGCAATCGATTGGCTGATCACCGACGCCCCCTCGAATTCGTCGCAAGTGGAAGCGATTCGAGGCGCAGGCGTGGAAGTGATTACCGCCTAG
- a CDS encoding MFS transporter, with translation MHNIPRMTPNSPHFQLRFARFAAKTFFLLDGLIFASWVTRIPQIQEKLQLDNAALGMALLMMSVGGLVAMPLAGWLVAHLGSRWGVLLATLLFGLSLPLLALPGGVILLSLVLFVFGAGFGAMNVAINTQAVSVERHYRRKIMSSFHAAFSLGGIAGALLGGVAASQSISPLVHFSLVGTLAVILTLLLSRALASDLVEEPTLSFIDSEGHKSRCLLLGLLAFCAMLSEGAMADWSAVFLRQVSAAPDFYAAMGFAAFSTMMTIGRLAGDHVTTAIGAINTVRLGGTLTILGIALAVLVPHMAVAIVGFSFVGAGTSAMVPTIFSAAAKIRGITPAVAIATVSTVGYFGFLVGPPLIGFASEVITLRWALGLVLLAGLAIVGLARKVEARTAANQPSPSEMSMAPSTEA, from the coding sequence ATGCATAATATACCTCGCATGACGCCGAATTCGCCACATTTTCAGCTTCGTTTTGCACGATTCGCCGCAAAGACCTTCTTTTTGCTGGACGGGCTGATCTTTGCCTCGTGGGTGACGCGCATCCCTCAAATCCAGGAGAAGCTCCAACTCGACAACGCTGCCCTGGGGATGGCATTGCTGATGATGAGCGTCGGCGGGCTCGTCGCGATGCCGCTGGCCGGCTGGCTGGTGGCTCACCTGGGTAGTCGCTGGGGTGTGCTGTTGGCAACCCTTTTGTTCGGCTTGTCGCTTCCTTTGCTCGCCTTGCCAGGTGGTGTGATTCTGCTTTCGCTGGTGCTGTTCGTCTTCGGGGCTGGCTTCGGAGCGATGAACGTTGCCATCAATACCCAGGCCGTTTCGGTCGAGCGACATTATCGCCGCAAGATCATGTCGTCGTTCCACGCAGCGTTTAGCTTGGGCGGCATCGCCGGCGCATTGCTGGGAGGCGTGGCCGCTTCGCAGTCGATCTCGCCGCTGGTTCACTTCTCGTTAGTCGGCACGCTGGCGGTGATCCTCACGCTGTTATTGTCCCGCGCGTTGGCTTCTGATTTGGTCGAAGAACCGACGCTCAGTTTCATCGACAGCGAAGGACACAAAAGCCGCTGCCTGCTGCTCGGTCTGTTGGCGTTCTGTGCGATGCTCAGCGAAGGGGCGATGGCCGACTGGAGTGCCGTATTCCTCCGCCAGGTTTCCGCCGCCCCAGACTTTTACGCGGCGATGGGCTTCGCAGCATTTTCCACGATGATGACGATCGGCCGCTTGGCTGGCGATCACGTGACCACCGCGATCGGAGCGATCAACACGGTTCGCCTCGGCGGCACGCTGACCATCCTGGGCATCGCTCTCGCGGTGCTCGTGCCACACATGGCCGTCGCGATTGTTGGCTTCAGCTTCGTCGGAGCAGGCACCTCGGCCATGGTCCCAACGATCTTCAGTGCCGCCGCCAAGATTCGCGGCATTACGCCTGCGGTCGCCATCGCCACGGTTTCCACGGTCGGTTATTTCGGCTTCCTGGTCGGCCCACCCCTGATCGGCTTCGCTTCGGAAGTGATTACCTTACGCTGGGCCCTTGGCTTGGTTCTCCTCGCCGGCTTGGCAATCGTCGGCCTGGCCCGCAAGGTCGAAGCCAGAACCGCCGCGAATCAGCCATCGCCCTCCGAGATGTCGATGGCTCCCTCTACCGAAGCGTAA
- a CDS encoding bile acid:sodium symporter family protein — MTHTQGPFVINHSTVISTPTQPLASLARKLDAYLLALLLVVYALAAFLPGPGMVIRTQEVFHCPVTVLMLSVMLFLAGLGIEAREVRQAMRSWWHVLIGCVLLVAAPWGIVAALGALPLLLPVGLLAGLGLVALMPSAASSVAWTQLSRGNVAINVALILLSTILTPVLLGVITQQTHASFGEAGTSILEIGMWIVPSVLLGALVRHLVGEARVHAAKPMLKVGSASILLLLNYANASAALPKIVGDFQPMVLLVLVLTVWGMCGGIFVLSWFLTRWLNVGDSEARSLVFGIGMKNTGMALVLAGLWLEQFPLALVAIIIYTFSQHLFAAGFHQWNLRTGAVSAD, encoded by the coding sequence GTGACACACACGCAAGGACCTTTCGTCATTAATCATTCCACCGTGATCTCGACTCCCACCCAACCTCTGGCCAGCCTGGCTCGCAAGCTCGACGCCTACCTGTTGGCCTTGCTGTTGGTGGTGTACGCCTTGGCGGCATTTCTGCCGGGGCCTGGGATGGTCATTCGCACGCAAGAAGTCTTCCACTGCCCGGTGACTGTGCTGATGCTCAGCGTGATGCTGTTTTTAGCCGGTCTGGGAATCGAAGCTCGTGAAGTGCGTCAGGCCATGCGATCGTGGTGGCACGTGTTGATTGGTTGCGTTTTGCTAGTAGCTGCTCCGTGGGGGATCGTGGCAGCGCTGGGGGCCTTGCCGTTGTTGTTGCCAGTTGGGTTGTTGGCCGGGCTGGGGTTGGTCGCCCTGATGCCTTCGGCAGCATCGTCGGTCGCGTGGACGCAGCTTTCCCGAGGCAATGTGGCGATCAATGTTGCGTTGATCTTGCTCAGTACGATCCTGACACCGGTCTTGCTGGGCGTGATCACGCAACAAACTCACGCGAGTTTTGGTGAAGCAGGCACGTCGATTTTGGAAATTGGCATGTGGATCGTGCCGTCGGTTTTGCTGGGAGCCCTGGTGCGACACTTGGTCGGCGAGGCCCGCGTTCATGCCGCCAAGCCGATGTTGAAGGTCGGAAGTGCTTCGATCTTGCTGCTCTTGAATTATGCCAACGCTTCGGCTGCGTTGCCGAAGATCGTCGGCGACTTCCAACCGATGGTGCTGCTGGTCTTGGTGCTGACCGTGTGGGGCATGTGCGGGGGGATCTTCGTGTTGAGCTGGTTTCTGACCCGTTGGTTGAACGTTGGTGATTCCGAAGCTCGCTCGCTGGTGTTCGGCATCGGGATGAAGAACACCGGCATGGCGTTGGTCTTGGCCGGCTTGTGGCTCGAACAGTTTCCCTTGGCTTTGGTGGCGATCATCATCTACACGTTCAGCCAACACTTGTTCGCCGCTGGCTTCCACCAATGGAACCTCCGAACCGGTGCCGTCTCTGCCGACTAG
- a CDS encoding PQQ-binding-like beta-propeller repeat protein gives MNTIRLTSFAFSLVMLCGLSVTVSAAELTSGSGWPTFQNGGQCVITGAALPQEWSADANLAWKAKIEGYGQSTPIVSGGQIVVTSTSGPNKEAYFVTSLNLASGEKLWQVELKNPSPVENTSYVSRAAPTGVADAAGFVTYFEGGLVVALDAQGEIRWQRNLIEDYGPITSRHGLASSLEQNDEHVFVWVERSEEPYLAALNKSNGETAWKVDGLGSTSWSSPRLIPVGETTQLICSASGKIAGFDPATGDRLWDFDQIANNTTCTPIPVGNGRFLIGASDGRGEEAAQTDGTSNGVIEIVKQDDGTFKADFAWQAAKAKSSFGSPIVAEGTAYFVNRGGVLFGVDLETGKQKSTARLPIGGIWATPLSQGNLLYLFGSKGTTSVIDMTSGDSVAENELFASAPAEEGRPARGGETLYSAVAVPPYLLLRTGDTLYALKNQSSE, from the coding sequence ATGAATACCATTCGACTGACTTCATTTGCGTTCTCCCTTGTCATGCTCTGCGGCCTTAGCGTTACCGTTTCGGCTGCGGAGCTGACGTCCGGCAGCGGTTGGCCCACTTTCCAAAACGGTGGCCAATGTGTGATCACCGGCGCGGCGCTGCCCCAAGAGTGGTCGGCCGACGCCAACCTGGCTTGGAAGGCGAAAATCGAAGGCTACGGTCAATCGACACCAATCGTTTCAGGCGGGCAAATCGTCGTCACTTCGACCAGCGGACCGAATAAGGAAGCGTACTTTGTGACGTCGCTCAATCTGGCCAGCGGCGAGAAGCTGTGGCAGGTCGAACTGAAGAATCCCAGCCCTGTCGAAAACACGTCGTACGTCAGTCGAGCCGCCCCAACGGGCGTGGCCGATGCCGCTGGATTTGTCACCTACTTTGAAGGAGGGCTGGTCGTTGCCTTGGATGCCCAGGGTGAGATTCGCTGGCAACGTAACCTGATAGAAGACTACGGACCAATCACCTCGCGGCATGGACTTGCCTCGTCCCTGGAACAAAACGACGAGCATGTCTTCGTGTGGGTCGAACGTTCCGAAGAGCCCTACCTGGCGGCACTCAACAAATCGAATGGCGAAACCGCATGGAAGGTCGACGGCCTTGGTTCCACTTCGTGGAGTTCGCCTCGACTTATCCCAGTTGGCGAAACCACACAATTGATCTGCAGTGCCAGCGGCAAGATCGCCGGCTTCGATCCCGCGACCGGTGACCGTTTGTGGGACTTCGATCAAATTGCCAACAACACCACTTGCACACCCATTCCGGTTGGCAACGGACGATTTCTGATTGGGGCCTCGGATGGACGCGGTGAAGAAGCTGCTCAGACCGACGGCACGTCGAACGGCGTGATCGAAATCGTCAAGCAAGACGACGGCACTTTCAAAGCCGACTTCGCCTGGCAGGCCGCGAAAGCCAAATCAAGCTTCGGCAGTCCGATTGTCGCGGAAGGAACCGCCTACTTCGTCAATCGTGGCGGCGTGTTGTTCGGTGTCGATCTGGAAACCGGCAAGCAAAAATCGACCGCTCGCCTACCGATCGGCGGCATTTGGGCCACGCCCCTCAGCCAAGGCAACCTGTTGTATTTGTTCGGCTCGAAAGGAACCACGTCGGTCATCGACATGACCAGTGGCGACTCGGTAGCTGAGAACGAACTGTTCGCCTCTGCCCCGGCCGAAGAAGGTCGGCCAGCACGCGGAGGAGAAACGCTGTACTCCGCCGTCGCCGTCCCACCGTACTTGCTGTTGCGGACCGGTGACACGTTGTACGCCCTGAAGAATCAATCGTCGGAATAG
- a CDS encoding DUF3386 family protein produces the protein MRTQYSNLTFLLIAAFALPTIAAELKHKKSADPPTPTAADLRKAAHDAREVWHNFPGFSANIVVSEDNERYEGTIDVGPDFEYVLNIDQAAEKPWLKSKLRSVIAHRRPEEAPHEYQVKFQDNGPGHAGGRLIAEDDGSGIFRIQNGELKEVIRRNESSWFEITTLENFTTPAGKVLPRTTSVTFRDPDTGNIESNLSNYFGWKQVGNFYLPDNCYTIKVGSDGQRSTRKLEFSGHQLHLPAPQPVQLHKAMPESLTSFGAAVLGDYLYVFSGHDGDAHGFGLDVLADHFRRIKFDDPDAEWEELAKHEPSQSTALVTDGTHLYRIGGLSFLNRGEEDTNFNSTAHFSQYDVEKNEWTELAPLPEPRSSLDAAVLGRHIYVAGGWNLQGESSEDAPWHEDMLRFDLDHPEKGWESLAGPGYKTRAISLAAHDGKIYLFGGIQPGGISRKVSVYDPEANRWSEGPELKADSSTSGFATSSFATGGHLYVSGGSGIVYRLSDDGTDWEVETRLMYPRMFLRLLPADDSRLLALGGISSVGGRMAVVESVNVQAESDAPHMMRWSVPFDGQAKHSQTVVLDGGKLYAFGGNASRSPHDFSPEAFVNEAFVFDIGSQSVERLPDMPYAMQSGAAVAQSVTSNHDQIFVLGGLGMNGQQFGSLGGVLSLNPKSKTWSIASADLPQPRGMFEATTYDDAIWSFGGSRAGKGGSLITDIVHWWGDESSIAPLPGVTLPHARRSFGAARLGDEYFLVGGLGEGTEIVETVDVFDFTDRTWREIASPNRHRVFPSLTTDGEKLFLFGGFSNTNGHFAPEPSLEVYDPASNRWTILAETIEGVEPSMTLRNFGGRLLFYGIDKKVDGQANFVLLDPTPHAPPEEVAGMSFSGRGRRRGGEAAANAKSMMRKDADKDGKLSADELGDRLASLIASGDQDGDGLLDQDELVAALQKQNETESDVDSDESKQD, from the coding sequence ATGCGAACTCAATACTCCAACCTCACGTTCCTCTTGATCGCAGCGTTCGCCTTGCCGACAATAGCAGCCGAACTAAAACACAAAAAATCCGCTGATCCGCCCACTCCCACTGCGGCCGATCTGCGTAAAGCTGCCCACGATGCCCGCGAGGTTTGGCATAACTTTCCTGGCTTCTCGGCCAACATCGTGGTCAGCGAAGACAACGAGCGGTACGAAGGAACAATCGACGTCGGTCCCGACTTCGAATACGTCCTCAACATCGACCAAGCAGCCGAAAAGCCGTGGCTGAAGTCGAAGCTGCGATCGGTGATCGCGCACCGTCGCCCTGAAGAAGCACCACACGAGTATCAAGTCAAGTTTCAGGATAACGGCCCTGGCCACGCTGGCGGACGACTGATCGCCGAAGACGACGGCTCGGGTATCTTTCGTATCCAGAACGGTGAGCTGAAAGAAGTGATTCGCCGGAACGAATCGTCCTGGTTCGAGATCACCACGCTCGAAAACTTCACCACGCCAGCCGGTAAGGTGTTGCCTAGAACCACGTCGGTCACATTCCGCGATCCCGACACTGGCAACATTGAATCAAATCTCTCGAACTACTTCGGCTGGAAACAGGTAGGCAACTTCTATCTGCCCGACAACTGCTACACGATCAAGGTCGGCAGCGATGGCCAGCGATCGACGCGTAAGCTCGAATTCAGCGGCCATCAATTGCACCTGCCCGCCCCGCAGCCAGTTCAACTGCACAAAGCGATGCCCGAATCGCTCACCAGTTTCGGTGCGGCCGTGTTGGGAGATTACCTGTACGTATTCAGCGGCCATGACGGCGATGCCCACGGCTTTGGCCTGGACGTGCTGGCCGATCACTTCCGGCGCATCAAGTTCGACGATCCCGATGCCGAGTGGGAAGAACTCGCCAAGCACGAACCTTCGCAAAGCACGGCCTTGGTAACCGATGGAACGCACCTGTATCGCATTGGCGGGCTCAGCTTCTTAAACCGTGGCGAAGAAGACACCAACTTCAATTCGACCGCACATTTCAGCCAGTACGATGTCGAAAAGAACGAGTGGACCGAACTCGCTCCTCTGCCGGAGCCACGTTCGTCGCTTGATGCCGCCGTGCTCGGACGCCACATCTACGTCGCTGGCGGTTGGAATCTGCAGGGGGAATCATCTGAAGACGCTCCTTGGCATGAGGACATGCTGCGGTTCGACCTTGATCATCCGGAAAAAGGTTGGGAATCACTCGCCGGGCCTGGCTACAAAACACGAGCGATCTCGTTAGCCGCCCACGATGGCAAAATCTACCTGTTCGGCGGCATTCAGCCTGGCGGGATCAGCCGCAAAGTTTCGGTGTACGATCCCGAGGCAAATCGTTGGAGCGAAGGCCCCGAGTTGAAAGCGGACAGCAGCACCTCTGGCTTCGCAACGAGTTCGTTCGCCACCGGCGGTCACCTATACGTTTCCGGCGGATCGGGCATCGTCTATCGCCTGAGCGACGACGGCACCGATTGGGAAGTGGAAACGCGCTTGATGTATCCCCGCATGTTCCTTCGCTTGCTACCGGCGGACGATTCACGCCTGCTGGCCCTGGGTGGAATTTCGTCCGTGGGGGGCCGCATGGCGGTGGTGGAATCGGTCAACGTACAAGCTGAAAGCGATGCCCCGCACATGATGCGATGGTCGGTTCCGTTCGATGGCCAAGCGAAGCACAGCCAAACCGTGGTGCTCGATGGAGGCAAGCTATATGCCTTTGGCGGCAATGCCAGCCGCTCGCCACATGACTTCTCTCCAGAAGCATTCGTCAACGAGGCGTTCGTGTTCGATATCGGTTCGCAGTCGGTCGAACGATTGCCTGACATGCCCTATGCAATGCAAAGTGGAGCGGCCGTCGCCCAGTCCGTCACCAGCAATCACGATCAAATCTTCGTACTGGGCGGCTTGGGAATGAATGGCCAGCAATTCGGTTCGCTCGGCGGCGTGCTTTCGCTGAATCCTAAATCAAAAACCTGGAGCATCGCGTCGGCCGACTTGCCGCAGCCCCGCGGCATGTTCGAGGCCACCACCTACGACGACGCCATCTGGAGTTTCGGTGGCAGCCGTGCCGGAAAGGGTGGCAGCCTAATCACCGACATCGTTCATTGGTGGGGCGACGAATCGTCCATCGCCCCGCTCCCTGGCGTGACGCTGCCGCATGCCCGACGCTCATTCGGCGCAGCACGTTTGGGTGACGAATACTTCCTAGTCGGAGGGTTAGGCGAAGGGACCGAAATTGTCGAAACGGTCGATGTATTCGATTTCACCGATCGAACGTGGCGCGAGATCGCGTCCCCCAATCGGCATCGGGTGTTCCCCAGCTTAACGACCGATGGCGAGAAACTTTTTCTGTTCGGCGGATTTTCGAATACCAACGGCCATTTCGCCCCAGAACCGTCGCTAGAGGTCTACGATCCCGCTTCCAATCGCTGGACCATCTTGGCCGAAACGATTGAAGGTGTAGAACCTTCCATGACCCTGCGAAACTTTGGCGGGCGTCTGTTGTTTTATGGTATAGACAAAAAAGTCGACGGTCAGGCGAACTTCGTGCTGTTGGACCCCACGCCACACGCACCCCCAGAAGAAGTCGCCGGCATGAGCTTTTCCGGCCGTGGCCGGAGACGCGGTGGCGAAGCAGCAGCCAACGCCAAGTCGATGATGCGAAAGGATGCTGATAAAGATGGCAAGTTGTCAGCCGACGAGCTTGGTGATCGCCTGGCATCTTTGATCGCATCGGGCGACCAGGATGGCGATGGACTGCTCGACCAGGACGAACTTGTCGCAGCCCTTCAGAAGCAAAACGAAACCGAGTCGGACGTCGATTCCGACGAATCGAAACAAGACTAA
- a CDS encoding DUF2271 domain-containing protein: MKLLSLICLSLLAFGVSGPIVNAEDFRFQHEHVLGTSLELIVAAPNQSAADKIERRVLHEIDRQAAIFSRYDAQSELMQWQAGQIASADLSAELVTVLKRAEHWRSVTGGAFDIRCGALTTLWENSARQGMVPSDQARQSMLSQLVRPPYQLSNSSQVDRLDTMAISLDGIAKGYILDAICEMVQREFSSVRDFTINIGGDLRKLGDAPLEISVVDPRHTAESARPLEKFVATQPIAMATSGDYRRYLEIAGRRYSHIFDPRSGLPAGEVTSASVVAENAADADALATALCVLGPVEGLALIENLTATECCLVMQDGRVVHSSGWPLHSQTAAPQMLVMLQDEKKQESGLWVDFSLVRPQGGRGYRRPYVAVWLEDTDGFPVKTAVLWMQTEQPGPRWHRDLTRWYRNDRLRQVVEETELIGTISGATRGPGNYDAYFDGTDNAGKPLKPGTYTLCLEVAREHGSYQLIREKIEWGEKPIAKKDLKENAEMDKISYRYVPAKKAEAKTDAS; encoded by the coding sequence ATGAAGTTGCTTTCTTTGATTTGCCTCTCGCTGCTGGCCTTTGGCGTCAGCGGCCCGATTGTGAATGCGGAAGACTTCCGCTTTCAGCACGAACATGTTCTGGGAACTTCCCTGGAACTGATCGTCGCCGCCCCGAACCAATCCGCAGCCGACAAGATCGAGCGACGCGTCCTGCACGAGATCGACCGCCAGGCCGCGATCTTCAGCCGCTACGACGCCCAAAGTGAGTTGATGCAGTGGCAAGCGGGCCAAATTGCGTCAGCCGATCTTTCCGCCGAACTCGTCACGGTGCTCAAACGTGCCGAACATTGGCGCAGCGTCACCGGTGGCGCGTTCGATATCCGGTGCGGAGCGTTGACCACGTTGTGGGAAAATTCAGCTCGGCAAGGCATGGTTCCTTCCGATCAAGCCCGACAATCGATGCTCTCGCAGTTGGTACGTCCCCCCTACCAACTCAGCAATTCCTCCCAGGTAGATCGCCTCGATACGATGGCGATCAGCCTGGATGGGATTGCCAAGGGCTACATCTTGGACGCCATTTGCGAAATGGTGCAGAGAGAGTTCAGCTCGGTCCGTGATTTCACGATCAACATCGGCGGCGACCTGCGAAAGCTGGGCGACGCTCCGCTGGAAATCTCGGTCGTCGACCCGCGTCACACGGCCGAATCAGCACGTCCATTGGAAAAGTTCGTCGCGACGCAGCCAATCGCGATGGCGACCAGTGGTGACTATCGCCGTTATCTCGAAATCGCCGGGCGACGCTATTCCCATATCTTCGATCCTCGCAGTGGATTGCCAGCCGGCGAAGTCACATCCGCCTCGGTGGTCGCCGAAAACGCAGCCGATGCCGATGCGTTGGCCACTGCCCTGTGCGTGCTGGGCCCCGTCGAAGGCTTGGCCCTGATCGAAAACCTGACGGCAACCGAATGCTGCCTTGTCATGCAGGATGGGCGCGTCGTTCATTCCAGTGGCTGGCCTCTCCACTCGCAGACCGCCGCACCTCAGATGCTCGTCATGCTACAGGATGAAAAGAAGCAAGAGTCTGGCCTGTGGGTCGATTTCTCGCTGGTTCGTCCGCAAGGTGGCCGTGGCTATCGTCGGCCTTACGTCGCCGTTTGGCTGGAAGACACCGATGGCTTCCCCGTCAAAACCGCCGTGCTGTGGATGCAGACCGAACAGCCTGGCCCACGTTGGCACCGCGACCTGACTCGTTGGTACCGCAACGATCGCTTGCGACAAGTCGTGGAAGAAACCGAACTGATTGGTACCATTTCCGGCGCGACACGCGGCCCCGGCAACTACGACGCCTACTTCGACGGCACCGACAACGCGGGTAAACCGCTGAAGCCGGGCACCTACACGCTGTGTTTGGAAGTCGCTCGCGAACATGGAAGCTATCAGCTCATTCGTGAAAAGATCGAATGGGGCGAGAAGCCAATCGCCAAGAAGGATCTGAAAGAAAACGCCGAGATGGACAAAATCTCGTACCGCTACGTTCCCGCCAAGAAGGCCGAGGCCAAGACGGACGCCTCATGA
- a CDS encoding PepSY-associated TM helix domain-containing protein — MKSDAKPAHPGKKWYAASAKWTRWLHTYLSMISFATLLFFAVTGLTLNHPTWFGASEPVIRDDSGSFPTSALGEDIDKLAIAEELRATHKLKGKVSEFEVTDFDCMVVFKGPGYAADIFIDRETGKYTLTETASGVVAIMNDLHKGRDSGSEWSVLIDVSAILLVLVSITGLILLLFLKRTRTPGLIVTVVGTVLLVAVWVIWVP; from the coding sequence ATGAAGTCAGACGCCAAGCCAGCCCATCCTGGCAAAAAATGGTATGCCGCCAGCGCCAAATGGACTCGCTGGCTGCACACCTACCTGTCGATGATCAGCTTCGCCACGTTGTTGTTCTTCGCCGTGACCGGACTGACGCTGAATCACCCCACGTGGTTTGGCGCCTCGGAACCGGTCATTCGTGACGACAGCGGCAGCTTTCCGACTTCCGCCCTAGGGGAAGATATCGACAAGCTGGCAATCGCCGAAGAACTGCGTGCCACGCACAAGCTGAAAGGAAAAGTCAGCGAGTTCGAGGTAACCGACTTCGACTGCATGGTCGTCTTCAAAGGGCCTGGGTACGCGGCCGACATCTTCATCGATCGAGAGACCGGCAAGTACACCCTGACCGAAACGGCCAGTGGTGTGGTGGCGATCATGAACGACCTGCACAAGGGACGCGACTCCGGCAGCGAGTGGTCGGTGCTGATCGATGTCTCGGCAATTCTGCTGGTGTTGGTCTCGATTACCGGCTTGATCTTGCTACTGTTCCTCAAGAGAACACGCACGCCCGGCCTAATCGTCACCGTGGTGGGCACCGTGCTGCTCGTCGCCGTGTGGGTGATTTGGGTTCCGTAA